A genomic segment from Flavobacterium sp. 9R encodes:
- a CDS encoding TIGR00341 family protein produces the protein MNRLQKFLDLHTGEENKQKVLENVKANISFRGATVWILACAIVVASVGLNVNSTAVIIGAMLISPLMGPIVGAGFSLGIYDFELLKKAAKNLLIATLVSLFVSTIYFMLSPFKETQSELLARTSPNIYDILIAFFGGLVGVIAITRVEKGNPIPGVAIATALMPPLCTAGYGLAIGNWKYFLGALFLYTINCVFICISTFVIVKYLQYPEVTHVDPKYRKQIKYTISTIIVLLIVPSVYFAYLLAQEKKYKQKVELFLNDELNEKGFAILYQKINYNKNPKSIELAFLNKKINKQEIQNLSSALKKYKIENTQLVIKQDTTDIKKFILENNASEKAKENEKDLMILNLENKLKQNTYNNKALREEIVILFPQIKNISLANHTFNENTDSTITKTVAIYSSTKILSTSDEEKLKMWLKKRISKNNIEMFKEQEE, from the coding sequence ATGAATCGATTACAAAAATTCCTTGACTTACATACTGGAGAAGAAAACAAACAAAAAGTTTTAGAAAATGTAAAGGCAAATATTTCCTTTCGTGGAGCCACAGTTTGGATTTTGGCCTGTGCTATTGTAGTCGCTTCTGTTGGACTCAACGTCAACTCAACTGCTGTGATTATTGGCGCTATGCTTATTTCTCCATTAATGGGACCTATCGTTGGAGCAGGTTTTAGCTTAGGTATTTATGATTTTGAATTATTAAAAAAAGCAGCCAAAAACCTTCTCATTGCTACTTTAGTCAGTTTGTTTGTGTCTACTATTTATTTTATGCTGAGTCCTTTTAAGGAAACACAATCTGAATTATTGGCTCGTACCTCGCCCAACATATACGACATATTGATTGCTTTTTTTGGTGGTCTTGTAGGCGTAATTGCGATTACTAGAGTTGAAAAAGGAAACCCTATACCAGGTGTTGCGATTGCGACAGCCTTGATGCCTCCTTTGTGTACAGCAGGATATGGACTGGCTATTGGAAATTGGAAATACTTTCTCGGCGCCCTATTTTTATACACTATCAATTGTGTGTTTATCTGCATTTCTACCTTTGTTATCGTAAAGTATTTACAGTATCCTGAAGTCACGCATGTAGACCCAAAATACCGAAAACAAATAAAATATACCATTTCCACAATTATTGTTTTGCTAATTGTACCTAGTGTTTATTTTGCTTATTTGTTAGCCCAAGAAAAAAAATACAAACAAAAAGTGGAATTGTTTTTAAATGATGAATTGAATGAAAAAGGGTTTGCCATTTTGTACCAAAAAATCAATTACAACAAAAACCCAAAAAGTATTGAATTGGCTTTTTTAAACAAAAAAATAAACAAACAAGAGATACAAAACTTAAGTAGTGCGTTAAAAAAATACAAGATCGAAAACACTCAATTGGTAATAAAACAAGACACCACAGATATTAAGAAATTCATTTTGGAAAACAATGCTTCTGAAAAAGCGAAAGAAAATGAAAAAGACTTAATGATACTCAATTTAGAAAATAAGCTAAAACAGAACACTTATAACAATAAGGCATTAAGGGAAGAAATCGTTATTTTGTTTCCCCAAATCAAAAACATATCATTGGCTAATCATACTTTTAATGAAAATACGGATAGTACAATTACTAAAACTGTAGCAATTTATAGCAGTACCAAAATATTAAGTACTAGCGATGAAGAGAAGCTTAAGATGTGGTTAAAAAAAAGAATTTCGAAAAACAACATCGAAATGTTCAAAGAGCAGGAAGAGTAA
- a CDS encoding YceI family protein translates to MKKIVSLFFLSFTLFIQAQEQLSDSKGVISFEASVPFFEEVKAINEEVIFSVEIKTGEISCTVFIKDFKFKRDLMRTHFNENYLESDRYPKATFIGRIDKFDYKFISQTPTEYQIKGILKIHGKSKPIISKAWLKKIAKGIEIQSTFVVNTDDFNIEIPTIVAAKISKKVSIHLKTSILE, encoded by the coding sequence ATGAAAAAAATAGTTTCTCTTTTTTTCTTGTCGTTTACACTCTTCATTCAAGCTCAAGAACAATTATCTGACTCAAAAGGGGTAATTTCATTTGAAGCTTCGGTACCTTTTTTTGAGGAAGTGAAAGCCATTAATGAGGAAGTCATTTTCTCTGTTGAAATAAAAACTGGCGAAATTAGCTGTACCGTTTTTATCAAAGATTTTAAGTTCAAAAGAGATTTGATGCGCACTCATTTTAATGAAAACTATTTAGAGAGCGATCGTTATCCCAAAGCAACTTTTATTGGTAGAATTGATAAATTTGATTACAAATTTATATCCCAAACCCCTACAGAATACCAAATAAAAGGAATTCTGAAAATACACGGTAAATCCAAACCCATCATCAGCAAAGCTTGGCTTAAAAAAATAGCCAAGGGAATTGAGATCCAATCTACATTTGTCGTAAACACAGACGACTTCAATATTGAAATACCAACCATAGTAGCCGCTAAAATTTCTAAGAAAGTGTCCATACACTTAAAAACTTCAATATTAGAATAA